One genomic segment of Ricinus communis isolate WT05 ecotype wild-type chromosome 3, ASM1957865v1, whole genome shotgun sequence includes these proteins:
- the LOC112536237 gene encoding uncharacterized protein LOC112536237 — MSKHIWDCMKKKYQGSIRAKRQQLQALRSEFEILRMKSGESVTDYFSRTMAIVNKMRIHGDRTYDVAVVEKILRSMTPKFNFVVCSIEEDHVIEELSIDELYGHYQSECRVNLNKENGERTNFAENEEEVSLLMVCHIKEEMQKNLWYLDTGCSNHMSGDKSAFSVLDESFRDNVKFGDDSRISVMGKEEVTIQTKSNVVQTIYNVLFIPDLRTNLLSIGQLQEKGYEISIKDGVCKIQDEKLGLIA, encoded by the exons ATGTCCAAGCATATTTGGGATTGCatgaagaaaaaatatcaaGGTTCTATAAGAGCAAAGAGGCAGCAGCTTCAAGCACTTCGTTCAGAGTTTGAAATACTACGAATGAAATCAGGTGAGTCGGTAACCGATTATTTTTCACGTACGATGGCCATTGTCAACAAGATGCGAATTCATGGTGACAGAACATATGATGTTGCTGTGGTTGAGAAGATTCTACGCTCCATGACTCCAAAATTCAATTTTGTAGTTTGTTCCATTGAGGAAGATCATGTCATCGAAGAGCTTTCAATTGATGAACT GTATGGCCATTATCAATCAGAATGTCGAGTTAatttgaataaagaaaatggagaaagaACTAACTTTGCAGAGAATGAAGAAGAAGTGTCTTTGTTGATGGTTTGTCATATCAAAGAAGAAATGCAGAAAAATTTATGGTACCTAGACACAGGTTGCAGCAACCATATGAGTGGTGACAAGTCTGCGTTTTCGGTGTTAGACGAGTCTTTTCGTGACAATGTGAAGTTTGGTGATGATTCAAGAATCTCTGTGATGGGGAAAGAAGAGGTAACAATTCAAACTAAAAGCAATGTTGTTCAGACTATATATAATGTTCTTTTTATTCCAGATTTGAGAACAAATTTGTTGAGTATTGGACAGCTACAAGAAAAGGGATATGAGATTTCCATTAAAGATGGAGTTTGTAAAATTCAAGATGAGAAATTGGGATTAATTGCCTAA